A section of the Teredinibacter franksiae genome encodes:
- the tnpC gene encoding IS66 family transposase: MTSPPNTQNVSDSDSTFDEGSWRDLLLEKNTQLEQKENLLDEKDQVIGKKTQVIQSQKARIAVLEELLRQQKQKLYGRSSEQQPNQLGMFDEAEAIEVEQEADDEPKKKKPSGRKGLNPTIPRVQHRIELSDEAKDGAIDTYFVKVKEELDIIPAQVQVIELMQEKAIFIDDEDKNIGGENKRRIVSAPLPKHPLPKAVASTNTLAYIITAKYMDALPLYRLEGILGRYGGSVTRTTLANWLIRLSLQLAPLIKLMREHQWNGDLIQADETRVQVLKEPGRSATSDKWMWLTRGGPPDHPSVLFEYDPSRSKDVPLRLLEGFNGALQTDGYAGYNAVVKKQKLQHAGCWDHARRKFDEAEKAASKDLKANAKSRAPSKARMGLSLINKLYLVERQIQGKTAEEKIQTRQQESVPLLNTLKTWLEKNESRVSKEGLTWKAISYTLNQWEKLTLYCEQGEIPISNILAENAIRPFCVGRRNWLFSDTPKGANASAIYYSLIETAKANGLEPYGYFKDMLKKLPYAETMEDLEKLLPWNFKCKDVKTP; this comes from the coding sequence ATGACTTCACCTCCAAATACTCAGAATGTAAGCGATAGCGACTCCACTTTTGATGAAGGTTCGTGGCGCGATCTGCTGCTGGAAAAAAATACGCAGCTCGAACAAAAAGAAAATCTACTTGACGAAAAAGATCAGGTCATTGGCAAAAAAACTCAAGTCATACAGTCGCAAAAAGCTCGAATTGCCGTACTGGAAGAGCTGCTTCGGCAACAAAAACAAAAACTGTATGGCCGCAGTAGCGAGCAACAGCCTAATCAGCTGGGGATGTTTGATGAAGCAGAAGCCATAGAGGTTGAGCAGGAAGCCGATGATGAGCCCAAGAAGAAAAAGCCCTCGGGCCGCAAAGGGCTAAATCCCACTATACCGCGTGTTCAGCACCGCATTGAACTCAGTGATGAGGCAAAAGACGGCGCTATCGACACCTACTTTGTCAAAGTTAAAGAAGAGCTGGATATTATCCCGGCACAGGTTCAAGTGATTGAACTGATGCAAGAAAAAGCGATTTTTATCGACGACGAAGATAAAAATATTGGCGGAGAAAATAAGCGTAGAATTGTTTCTGCCCCCTTACCTAAACACCCGCTACCGAAAGCTGTTGCCAGCACCAACACATTGGCCTACATCATTACTGCTAAATACATGGATGCGTTGCCACTCTATCGTTTAGAAGGCATTTTGGGGCGCTATGGTGGCAGTGTTACACGCACTACACTGGCCAATTGGCTAATACGTTTATCGTTACAGCTTGCTCCGCTAATCAAGCTAATGCGAGAGCATCAATGGAATGGTGATCTTATACAAGCCGATGAGACCCGCGTTCAGGTGCTCAAAGAACCCGGTCGGAGCGCAACCAGTGACAAGTGGATGTGGTTAACCCGTGGAGGGCCTCCAGATCATCCCAGTGTTTTGTTTGAGTATGATCCATCTCGAAGTAAGGATGTGCCGTTGCGCCTGTTAGAAGGGTTTAATGGCGCTCTGCAAACTGATGGTTATGCTGGCTACAATGCTGTGGTGAAAAAGCAGAAACTCCAACATGCTGGGTGCTGGGATCATGCACGCCGCAAGTTTGACGAAGCCGAAAAAGCAGCAAGCAAAGATTTAAAAGCTAACGCAAAATCGAGAGCTCCCAGCAAGGCCCGCATGGGATTATCGCTTATCAACAAGCTTTATCTGGTTGAGCGCCAGATACAAGGCAAAACAGCCGAAGAAAAAATCCAAACCCGACAGCAGGAAAGCGTCCCTTTACTCAACACACTAAAAACTTGGCTAGAAAAAAATGAAAGTCGGGTATCAAAAGAAGGATTAACGTGGAAAGCTATTAGCTACACCTTAAACCAGTGGGAAAAGCTGACCTTATACTGCGAGCAGGGGGAAATCCCCATCAGCAATATTCTAGCGGAAAACGCCATACGACCTTTTTGTGTTGGTCGACGTAATTGGCTTTTTAGTGATACTCCGAAAGGGGCAAATGCCAGCGCGATTTACTACAGTTTAATTGAAACGGCAAAAGCGAATGGGCTTGAGCCTTATGGTTATTTTAAGGATATGTTGAAAAAATTGCCTTACGCAGAGACGATGGAGGATCTTGAAAAATTATTGCCGTGGAATTTTAAATGTAAGGATGTCAAGACACCCTAG
- the tnpB gene encoding IS66 family insertion sequence element accessory protein TnpB (TnpB, as the term is used for proteins encoded by IS66 family insertion elements, is considered an accessory protein, since TnpC, encoded by a neighboring gene, is a DDE family transposase.), giving the protein MNEVMRPSRSLPVIYLYRKPVDFRKSFNGLSAIVERELGHNVFEGRLYGFTNKRRNKIKCLFWERNGFVLYYKSLAEEKFKWPRQGDDIITLSGQQLNWLLDGYDLSAMKPHKKLHYETVF; this is encoded by the coding sequence ATGAACGAAGTAATGCGACCCTCGCGGTCGCTACCCGTTATCTACCTTTATCGAAAGCCTGTAGACTTCAGGAAATCGTTTAATGGACTCAGTGCCATTGTTGAGCGGGAGCTGGGGCATAACGTATTTGAAGGGCGCCTTTATGGCTTTACCAACAAGCGCCGCAACAAAATCAAATGCCTATTTTGGGAAAGAAACGGTTTTGTCCTGTATTACAAGAGCTTAGCCGAAGAAAAATTCAAGTGGCCTAGGCAGGGGGATGACATTATCACCCTCAGCGGACAACAATTAAATTGGCTGCTGGATGGCTATGATCTGAGCGCGATGAAACCCCATAAAAAACTGCATTACGAAACAGTATTTTAA
- the tnpA gene encoding IS66 family insertion sequence element accessory protein TnpA, with the protein MEKQTRTPPIDWRVELKAWRESGLPLSQFCREQGLVAHQLSYYKRKYEPQALSPDAQSTGFSQVSVLSTNAIGAECLSLRLASGHTIEGISTQTLPLVSALMCTLQ; encoded by the coding sequence ATGGAAAAACAAACGCGTACCCCCCCAATTGACTGGCGGGTCGAACTCAAAGCATGGCGAGAATCTGGTTTACCACTTTCTCAATTTTGCCGAGAGCAAGGCTTGGTCGCTCACCAGCTGTCATACTACAAACGCAAGTATGAACCCCAAGCACTTAGCCCAGATGCGCAATCAACAGGCTTTAGCCAAGTTAGTGTTTTGAGCACCAATGCCATCGGCGCTGAATGTTTAAGTTTACGCCTGGCCAGCGGACATACAATCGAAGGGATAAGCACACAAACCTTACCGCTAGTGAGCGCATTAATGTGCACGCTACAATGA
- the dusA gene encoding tRNA dihydrouridine(20/20a) synthase DusA, translating to MMEWSDRHCRYLWRLLSKEALLYTEMVTTGALLHGDVTRFLTYNNEEHPIALQLGGSDPAALAQCAKLAEEWGYDEVNLNCGCPSDRVQEGRIGAVLMAEPNLVAECVAAMRNACTIPITVKHRIGIDEQDDFPAMANFVGTVAAAGCSTFIVHARKAWLKGLSPKENREVPPLKYDHVISLKQENPHLNIIINGGITTLEQCKNLLNTLDGVMIGREAYHNPWLLSQVDEQLFEHTARELNRADIVRTFAQYCEAEISKGNRLHHMSRHLLGLYHGQYGARIFRRYITENANKPEAPAQILLDAMDKMHNGIAK from the coding sequence ATGATGGAATGGAGTGACAGACACTGCCGGTACTTGTGGCGGTTACTGTCGAAGGAGGCTTTGCTTTACACCGAAATGGTGACCACAGGTGCACTATTACACGGTGACGTTACTCGGTTCTTAACCTACAACAACGAAGAACACCCCATTGCCCTGCAACTAGGCGGAAGTGACCCCGCGGCGCTGGCGCAGTGCGCAAAATTGGCCGAAGAATGGGGTTACGATGAAGTTAACCTTAATTGCGGCTGCCCCAGCGATAGAGTGCAGGAAGGTAGAATTGGTGCGGTACTTATGGCCGAACCCAATTTAGTGGCTGAATGTGTTGCGGCAATGCGTAATGCCTGCACTATTCCCATTACCGTTAAACACCGCATTGGCATAGACGAACAAGATGACTTTCCGGCTATGGCCAATTTTGTTGGAACAGTGGCGGCGGCTGGTTGCTCTACTTTTATTGTGCATGCGCGAAAAGCCTGGCTTAAGGGCCTAAGCCCTAAAGAAAACCGGGAAGTACCACCACTTAAATACGACCATGTTATTAGCTTAAAACAAGAAAACCCGCACCTAAACATTATTATAAACGGCGGTATTACCACCCTAGAGCAGTGTAAAAACCTGCTGAATACGCTAGATGGCGTTATGATTGGCCGAGAGGCTTACCATAACCCTTGGTTACTTTCACAGGTTGATGAGCAATTATTTGAGCACACGGCGCGCGAACTGAACCGCGCCGATATTGTGCGGACTTTCGCCCAATACTGTGAAGCCGAGATCAGCAAGGGCAATCGTCTGCATCATATGAGCCGGCACCTGTTGGGCCTTTATCACGGCCAGTACGGTGCGCGAATATTCCGGCGCTACATCACCGAAAACGCCAACAAACCGGAGGCACCGGCGCAAATACTGCTGGATGCTATGGATAAGATGCACAATGGCATAGCAAAATAG
- the tal gene encoding transaldolase — MTNKLEQLKQFSDVVADTGDIEAIKRYQPLDATTNPSLLYKAAQMEQYAPLVKDTLASTHSIDAACDKLGVAIGCEILKIVPGRVSTEVDARLSFDTNASIEKAKQLIGLYEAAGISKERVLIKLASTWEGIRAAEVLEKQGINCNLTLLFSFSQAAACADVGAFLISPFVGRILDWYKASTGQNEYAPFEDPGVVSVTRIYNYYKQHGYNTVVMGASFRNTGELEALAGCDRLTISPQLLGELEADTGKLERALSPSNSGEAIAKLIENEAQFRFSSNEDAMATEKLAQGIRGFVADQINLENFLKAQA; from the coding sequence ATGACCAACAAACTTGAGCAATTGAAGCAGTTTTCTGACGTTGTTGCCGACACAGGCGATATCGAAGCCATTAAGCGTTACCAGCCTCTGGATGCCACAACCAATCCATCTCTGCTCTATAAAGCAGCACAAATGGAGCAGTACGCTCCACTCGTGAAGGATACTCTGGCTTCCACCCACTCTATTGATGCCGCCTGTGACAAATTGGGCGTTGCCATTGGTTGTGAAATTCTTAAAATTGTTCCTGGCCGTGTTTCCACTGAAGTAGACGCACGCCTTTCATTCGATACCAATGCCAGTATCGAAAAAGCCAAGCAACTTATTGGTTTGTATGAAGCAGCCGGTATCAGTAAAGAGCGCGTATTAATTAAGCTGGCCTCTACTTGGGAAGGTATTCGCGCGGCGGAAGTCCTAGAAAAACAGGGTATTAACTGTAACCTTACGCTGCTATTCAGCTTCAGCCAAGCTGCTGCCTGTGCCGATGTAGGCGCCTTCCTCATCTCACCTTTTGTTGGTCGTATTCTGGACTGGTACAAAGCCAGCACGGGCCAAAATGAGTACGCACCGTTCGAAGATCCCGGTGTTGTGTCGGTAACCCGTATTTACAACTACTACAAGCAACACGGCTATAATACTGTTGTTATGGGCGCGAGCTTCCGCAACACGGGCGAACTCGAAGCGCTAGCCGGTTGTGACCGACTGACTATTAGCCCACAGTTACTGGGTGAATTGGAAGCCGATACTGGAAAATTAGAGCGCGCACTATCGCCAAGTAATTCCGGCGAAGCTATTGCCAAACTCATTGAAAACGAAGCACAATTCCGCTTCTCCAGTAATGAAGATGCTATGGCCACCGAGAAGTTAGCACAGGGTATTCGCGGCTTTGTCGCCGACCAGATTAACCTTGAAAACTTCCTTAAGGCACAAGCGTAA
- a CDS encoding tellurite resistance TerB family protein gives MLTAIKSFFSSELQGSDAGTSEHQQQLACAALLIEVAVVDQEFDASELKTLTGILEQKFGISAEECSTLITLAQAECEQATSMYQFTQLVNDSCTPENKFELIKGMWAIAYADGDLDKYEEYVVRKVSELIYVSHSDFIRAKLAARP, from the coding sequence GTGCTTACAGCGATAAAATCTTTTTTTTCCTCAGAGCTGCAGGGCTCAGACGCCGGTACAAGCGAGCATCAACAGCAGCTCGCCTGTGCCGCCCTCCTTATAGAAGTTGCGGTTGTAGACCAAGAGTTCGACGCCTCAGAGCTTAAAACCCTCACCGGTATCCTCGAACAGAAATTTGGCATCAGTGCAGAAGAATGCTCCACCCTCATTACGCTGGCACAGGCGGAATGCGAACAGGCAACCTCCATGTACCAGTTTACCCAGCTGGTGAACGACTCCTGCACCCCAGAGAACAAGTTTGAGCTGATTAAAGGCATGTGGGCCATAGCCTATGCCGATGGCGACCTCGACAAATACGAAGAGTACGTTGTGCGCAAGGTCTCTGAGCTAATCTATGTAAGCCACAGCGATTTTATTCGTGCAAAACTTGCTGCCCGCCCCTGA
- a CDS encoding DUF342 domain-containing protein, whose protein sequence is MSDQTTAQTSNRYKLEFEDKTSRLMGVVEPPNTTDDDKVAVQQPITLRSLNEHLETEGYQSYFYYSNSVELFLRKIQRFESGRYPLAEKRDAKMSVSISHDKSTARVQTDKAYGGTELTEALILEKLDKAKIDHASIDKEKLTLLTTADEPVDLIIANAIPPVHGTNATLDATLDSKVLSSRDTDSKTAIDQLDVFEFAVVNPGDPVMKKTPATAGADGMDVQGKKIRANPGKDLQFSKPYEGVEPKEDDENTLIATIKGHPVYTTTGVKVDALMMIESVDIHSGHINYDGSLMVKHNIEAGFKVTVSGDIFVKGTITKAHVHAGGSINVSGGVNADDIDDEHNCYLEAEGDISAKYFHHTNVHCKGDIHAAEYLMQCRAFAQGSVNVGQERGRGCIIGGHTSSNSSINAKILGSEAYLDTIVTLGSDNDLHKEAASLRHKLKRRQREEEQLSNILKKIQDQEKPTNIGKVTLDKARKIENTVKLLQERVNAMKERLGELEAQLIPTNELAVRITNRIFPNVLITILGQPWSCEETRRHCEIKLQGEKIVMDNLQD, encoded by the coding sequence GTGTCCGACCAAACTACCGCTCAAACATCGAACCGCTACAAACTTGAGTTTGAAGATAAAACATCGCGCCTAATGGGGGTTGTAGAACCCCCCAATACTACCGACGACGATAAGGTTGCCGTGCAGCAACCTATTACCCTGCGCTCACTCAACGAGCACCTTGAAACCGAAGGTTACCAAAGCTACTTCTACTACAGCAACAGTGTTGAGCTATTTCTGCGTAAGATTCAGCGGTTTGAATCTGGCCGCTATCCACTGGCGGAGAAACGCGATGCCAAAATGTCGGTGTCAATATCCCACGACAAATCTACTGCGCGAGTGCAAACAGATAAAGCCTACGGCGGCACAGAATTAACTGAGGCGCTGATTCTAGAAAAGCTCGATAAAGCCAAAATTGACCACGCCAGCATCGATAAAGAGAAGCTGACTCTGCTCACCACAGCCGACGAGCCCGTAGACCTTATAATCGCCAACGCCATTCCCCCTGTACATGGCACCAACGCTACCCTCGACGCAACACTGGACAGCAAAGTACTCTCTAGCCGAGACACGGACAGTAAAACCGCCATCGATCAATTGGACGTTTTCGAGTTTGCGGTAGTTAATCCCGGGGACCCGGTAATGAAAAAAACGCCGGCTACGGCCGGTGCCGACGGCATGGATGTTCAGGGGAAAAAAATACGCGCAAACCCCGGTAAAGACCTGCAATTCAGTAAACCTTATGAAGGTGTAGAACCTAAAGAAGATGACGAAAACACCCTTATTGCCACAATAAAAGGCCACCCGGTTTATACCACTACAGGTGTTAAAGTTGATGCACTCATGATGATTGAGAGTGTAGACATCCACAGCGGGCACATAAACTACGACGGCTCTCTTATGGTTAAACACAATATTGAAGCCGGTTTTAAAGTAACTGTATCCGGCGATATATTTGTAAAAGGTACCATTACCAAAGCCCATGTTCACGCAGGTGGAAGCATAAACGTAAGTGGCGGTGTAAATGCCGACGATATAGATGATGAACACAACTGCTACCTGGAAGCTGAAGGAGATATTAGCGCTAAATACTTTCACCACACCAACGTGCATTGCAAAGGTGACATACACGCCGCCGAATATCTTATGCAGTGTAGAGCCTTTGCCCAGGGAAGCGTTAACGTGGGTCAGGAGCGTGGGCGTGGCTGTATTATCGGTGGGCACACCTCGTCTAACTCCAGTATTAACGCAAAAATATTAGGTAGTGAAGCATACTTAGATACCATTGTTACGTTAGGCAGCGACAACGATCTGCATAAAGAAGCCGCAAGTCTTAGGCATAAACTAAAAAGACGACAACGAGAAGAAGAGCAGCTCTCCAATATACTTAAAAAAATACAAGACCAGGAAAAACCGACTAATATCGGAAAGGTAACACTCGACAAAGCTCGAAAAATTGAGAACACGGTTAAATTACTGCAAGAGCGCGTTAACGCTATGAAGGAGCGATTGGGGGAATTAGAAGCACAGTTAATTCCAACCAATGAATTGGCTGTGCGCATTACTAATCGAATTTTCCCAAACGTACTCATTACGATTCTCGGCCAACCGTGGTCCTGCGAGGAGACTAGGCGCCACTGCGAAATAAAATTACAGGGGGAAAAAATTGTGATGGATAATTTACAGGATTGA
- a CDS encoding CBS domain-containing protein has translation MNVADIMSRQVHTISPNETLAELRNIFSEVSYRHLLVEDEGKLVGIISDRDALAYLSPFLGTETESESDRSLLNLEVCEFMSRDPITVDTETTIDTASILLLENAISCLPVINDEMSIEGILSWKDILQFHIYGIDNTLED, from the coding sequence ATGAACGTTGCAGACATAATGAGCCGCCAGGTACACACCATATCGCCCAACGAAACACTAGCGGAGCTGCGCAATATATTTTCTGAGGTAAGTTACCGACACTTACTGGTAGAGGATGAAGGTAAATTGGTAGGCATCATTTCAGACCGCGATGCTTTAGCCTACCTTAGCCCTTTCCTTGGCACAGAAACAGAAAGTGAATCAGACAGGTCGCTGCTGAATCTAGAAGTTTGCGAATTTATGTCCCGAGACCCAATTACCGTCGACACCGAGACCACCATCGATACAGCCTCCATTCTACTGCTTGAAAATGCCATTTCTTGCCTGCCGGTAATAAACGACGAAATGAGCATTGAGGGAATCCTAAGCTGGAAAGATATTCTACAATTTCACATTTATGGCATAGACAACACATTGGAAGATTAA
- a CDS encoding HDOD domain-containing protein, whose protein sequence is MSLLKNVFSKNKEESANPDQWNVVQPKLFTIADAQKAYYGYLYPKTTENPLTLPQKLVVDMVKTSLQKQEVRNKAVPRLPSVIPRLLRSLRDPYSSGRDYVKIIDKDPVMSVAVLKLANSVYFNPIGARIDDIERAVVKLGIEGLRSVLSAAVMQPIVQRESAYFSQTGQKMWHHSLACAVACELIAEHRGLEKFKVYVMGLVHDIGKITVFSELCKQFKMNGENVNPGFNAFTPVMNVLSPAVSYWVAKDWALPKDICKAIAEQLNLQEGHKISPYGHVLYQANMVAECHATIRNQNERQAQMVLQTLELPEDIYDKLDMLTREY, encoded by the coding sequence ATGTCGTTACTTAAAAACGTCTTCTCTAAGAACAAAGAAGAATCAGCGAACCCCGACCAATGGAACGTCGTTCAACCTAAGCTATTTACCATTGCCGATGCCCAGAAAGCTTACTACGGCTACCTGTACCCTAAAACAACCGAAAACCCGTTAACCCTGCCACAAAAACTCGTTGTAGACATGGTTAAAACCTCCTTGCAAAAACAGGAAGTTCGCAACAAAGCCGTGCCACGGCTACCCAGCGTTATTCCGCGTTTACTGCGTAGCTTACGCGACCCATACAGTTCTGGCCGCGACTATGTGAAGATCATTGATAAAGACCCGGTGATGAGTGTAGCTGTGCTAAAACTTGCCAACAGCGTGTACTTCAACCCTATCGGTGCACGTATAGACGACATTGAAAGAGCCGTTGTAAAACTGGGTATTGAAGGCCTTCGCTCGGTGCTTTCAGCCGCGGTAATGCAACCTATCGTGCAGCGTGAATCAGCCTATTTTTCGCAAACCGGGCAAAAAATGTGGCACCACTCATTAGCGTGCGCGGTTGCTTGTGAATTAATTGCCGAACACCGCGGCTTAGAAAAATTTAAAGTTTACGTCATGGGCCTAGTACACGATATTGGAAAAATTACCGTTTTTAGCGAACTCTGTAAACAATTTAAAATGAATGGCGAAAATGTAAACCCCGGTTTTAATGCGTTCACTCCCGTTATGAATGTTCTTTCACCAGCGGTAAGTTATTGGGTGGCCAAAGACTGGGCCTTACCAAAAGATATCTGTAAGGCCATCGCTGAACAACTAAACCTGCAGGAAGGACATAAAATAAGCCCGTATGGGCATGTACTCTATCAAGCCAACATGGTCGCAGAATGCCATGCAACCATTCGAAACCAAAATGAACGCCAAGCACAGATGGTACTGCAAACGCTAGAACTGCCAGAGGACATTTATGATAAGCTGGATATGCTAACGCGCGAATACTGA
- a CDS encoding glycerophosphodiester phosphodiesterase family protein, whose translation MSDLNSHYKIVGHRGNPAEFPENTIDSVISAISLGADAVEVDLQMSRDGVCMVLHDLNTMRTADWGAMAPEHNADLLEQISVHEPNRFGQRHFPCYLSSLSRLVDAIAEFPVQVFLELKEESLHYFSRETFVRAVLAQSEKLGERRTIISYDLPMVELARRMSGLRVGWVLHDFGEQSRLQAQRVQPEYLIIDYIELTESAKPLWQGRWQWFVYDVVNVKKAQDLVARGVSFIETWQPSVFAR comes from the coding sequence GTGTCCGATTTAAATTCGCACTATAAAATTGTTGGTCACCGGGGGAATCCGGCAGAGTTTCCAGAGAATACAATAGATTCAGTCATATCTGCCATATCGCTCGGTGCCGATGCCGTTGAAGTGGATTTGCAAATGAGCCGCGACGGCGTTTGTATGGTGCTACACGACTTAAATACAATGCGTACGGCTGATTGGGGGGCTATGGCGCCGGAGCACAACGCCGATTTGCTCGAACAAATTAGCGTGCACGAACCGAACCGTTTCGGCCAACGGCATTTCCCCTGTTACCTATCCTCATTATCGCGACTGGTCGACGCTATCGCCGAGTTCCCTGTTCAGGTTTTTTTAGAGTTAAAGGAAGAGTCGCTCCATTATTTTAGTCGTGAGACATTTGTTAGAGCGGTTTTAGCGCAAAGCGAAAAACTGGGTGAGCGCCGCACCATTATTAGTTACGACCTGCCGATGGTTGAGTTAGCAAGACGCATGTCAGGTCTTAGAGTTGGTTGGGTGCTGCACGATTTTGGTGAGCAGTCGCGCTTACAGGCACAAAGAGTCCAGCCAGAATACCTTATTATTGATTATATTGAGCTTACAGAAAGCGCTAAACCGCTTTGGCAGGGCCGTTGGCAATGGTTCGTGTACGATGTTGTGAATGTAAAAAAAGCACAAGATTTGGTGGCGCGGGGGGTAAGCTTCATTGAAACTTGGCAGCCTTCAGTATTCGCGCGTTAG
- a CDS encoding aldo/keto reductase: MKKRILGSSTLEVGEVGLGCWQLGGDFGPISDDNANAIIGAALEQGVTFFDTADVYGAGKSEAYLGAALAGASSEIKIATKYGRGPGTYPDGYTLSDLRDSVRRAQDRLQRNSIDLLQLHCIPTAVLQRGEIFDWLREVQQEGHIAHFGASVERMEEALICCEQEDLASLQIIFNLLRQRPIEQLFDIATEKNVGVIVRLPLASGLLSGKYSATTHFAETDHRNYNKDGEAFSVGETFSGIEFSQGLAFVEALSTMKPSHYTMAQFAMRWILDQPAVTTIIPGASSVEQISGNVSVSELPSLKPSVHDALYQFYLDKVESKIRCPI, translated from the coding sequence ATGAAAAAGCGAATTTTGGGCAGCTCTACCCTTGAAGTAGGTGAAGTTGGGCTTGGCTGCTGGCAATTAGGCGGGGATTTTGGCCCTATAAGCGACGACAACGCCAATGCAATCATTGGCGCGGCCCTAGAGCAAGGCGTAACATTTTTTGATACAGCCGATGTCTATGGCGCGGGTAAAAGTGAGGCTTATCTAGGTGCGGCCTTGGCTGGTGCCAGTAGTGAAATAAAGATAGCGACAAAATATGGCCGTGGGCCCGGTACCTATCCTGATGGTTACACGCTAAGTGACCTTAGGGATTCGGTTAGACGAGCGCAAGACAGGTTACAACGAAACTCGATAGATCTTCTGCAATTGCATTGTATTCCAACGGCGGTATTACAGCGTGGAGAAATATTCGATTGGTTACGGGAAGTTCAGCAGGAAGGGCACATCGCTCATTTTGGCGCCAGTGTTGAGCGCATGGAAGAGGCATTGATTTGTTGCGAGCAAGAAGATCTCGCTTCCCTTCAGATTATTTTTAATTTATTGCGCCAGCGTCCAATCGAACAGTTGTTTGATATCGCGACAGAAAAAAACGTCGGAGTTATTGTGCGGCTGCCCTTAGCCAGCGGATTACTCAGTGGTAAGTACTCAGCGACCACGCATTTTGCCGAAACCGACCACCGCAACTACAACAAAGATGGCGAGGCCTTCAGCGTAGGAGAGACCTTTTCCGGAATCGAATTCTCCCAGGGTTTAGCGTTTGTGGAAGCACTTTCCACCATGAAACCCAGTCATTACACAATGGCACAGTTTGCGATGCGTTGGATCCTCGATCAACCGGCGGTTACAACCATTATTCCGGGCGCTAGTTCGGTCGAGCAAATTAGCGGGAATGTTTCGGTAAGTGAACTGCCATCCCTCAAGCCCTCAGTACATGACGCTTTGTACCAGTTCTACCTCGATAAAGTAGAAAGTAAAATCCGGTGTCCGATTTAA
- a CDS encoding polysaccharide deacetylase family protein yields MMTTTAIPGRTLHALLLIALIFCSNTTHTDTPNKPPWNAHNAAVSLTYDDALNVHLDTAVPALEARGFRGTFYVTAYAEPFQKRLNDWRQIANNGHELGNHTLFHPCLGNIPNREWVMPHRDLSKWSKQQFLDHVQMTNTVLEAVDGKKQRSFAYTCGDTTAGGESFEEAIANRFIAARGVSGNNQKFTEINFGNLAAHAVANDSAEQLIAQVDNAITNNAWVILLFHGVGGEHSLDVSIKAHEVLLNYLKTKQKTVWVAPVYTVASYAKQAQKPEH; encoded by the coding sequence ATGATGACGACCACGGCTATTCCGGGCAGAACTTTACACGCTCTACTGCTCATTGCACTCATTTTTTGCTCCAACACGACACACACCGACACCCCCAACAAACCCCCATGGAATGCGCATAACGCTGCCGTGTCTCTTACCTACGACGACGCTCTAAATGTACACTTGGACACAGCCGTACCGGCTCTGGAGGCTCGTGGGTTTCGGGGAACATTTTACGTTACAGCCTACGCAGAACCTTTTCAAAAACGCTTGAATGATTGGCGGCAAATCGCGAACAATGGGCACGAGCTAGGGAACCACACGCTTTTCCACCCCTGCCTGGGTAATATTCCCAACCGTGAATGGGTAATGCCGCACCGTGATCTGAGTAAATGGAGCAAGCAACAGTTTCTCGACCACGTACAAATGACCAACACCGTTCTCGAAGCGGTAGACGGTAAAAAACAGCGAAGTTTCGCTTACACCTGTGGAGATACAACAGCTGGCGGCGAATCGTTTGAAGAGGCTATTGCTAACCGTTTTATTGCCGCTCGAGGGGTTAGCGGCAACAACCAAAAGTTCACTGAAATCAATTTCGGCAATCTCGCTGCTCATGCCGTAGCCAATGATTCTGCGGAACAATTGATTGCGCAGGTTGATAATGCTATTACCAATAATGCTTGGGTAATATTGTTATTTCACGGCGTCGGTGGCGAACATAGTTTAGATGTTTCAATTAAAGCCCATGAAGTATTACTGAACTATTTAAAAACCAAGCAGAAGACCGTATGGGTTGCACCGGTTTACACGGTAGCATCCTACGCAAAGCAAGCACAAAAACCGGAGCATTAA